The genomic DNA CACACTTATAGGCAAGGCGAATGCTGCTTCTTGAAATGGTCCCACCATGGACCCTCTGGTCATCCAACCCAAGTCGCCCTGAAAAACCCAAAAGATTTGTGATGTCAAGTGGCCCTGAAGAGGGCACAGTTCTACTGTAGCTTGAGAATTTCCCAACACAAATGCTAAGGTTCCTAGCTTTATTCATCTGGGCTGGAGAGAAGTAGGCTCGACAAGGACAAACAGGGCTGAACCCTGGGCTGAACATACAAACACTCACAATGTTGCTGGGTGTCTGTTAGTTGTGCAAGTTTGGTTATGCCTAGGTTTAGACAAAGGTGACCCGTATTCAACTGTTCACAAGTTGGACATTTCTGCTTTTTTAAGATCTTTAAACTAAGATACGGCTAAAATTAATGGCGAAACAGAAATAATCCCTACTGCTGTGTGTCCTCCATGGGGACCGTGTTAAATGATGAGTGCACCATACCCCTTGCCTGGCTTTATCTTCACTATATTGTGTGGCCACTTCATTGAATTTCATTCCAGACTTTAACTTTTCCATGGCTTCCAagatttttccatgtttttcaCACAGAATGTGTCTGacctacaaggaaaaaatatgttcACGTAATACATGGAGACCCAAATGATTCCTTTTCTCACAGTACAGCAGTCATGTCAGGACTACTCCCCACTAGTGAAAAAAACACATTCGCTCATGGCAACGGAAAATCCTGGAAGTCTGCCCAGTTGGGCGATGGCCACAAACCCATTTCCCATATCAAGACAATATTTCAGAACCCAGATTTAGATGGAAAATGGGCACCTGGCTGTGGGAAGCTCCCAGCCTTTACCATGTACCTCAATGGTAACAGGAGGAGGAAACATGATAATGCTTGAGAGCTTAGGTCGAGTCAAATCCCCACTCTCCTGTATGAtcttaggcattttttttttaggctgtacctcacagcatgcaggatcttagttccccagccagggattaaccactgaaccaccagagaagtcccttagGCATGTTTTTAAACCTCTAAATGTTTCCCCATTTGGGCACTGAGATAACAGTACCTGTATGTTCTCATAGGGTTGTGAAGATTGAGGTGATGCAGCTAGCACTCAATAAAGGTTAGCTATTATTTCATCAGAGTGGGGATGAtatgaaaaaaacccaccagGAAATACTTTTCACCAAAAGAGGCCCAATGTATAAAGCCTCCCCACAATTTAACACTTTGAAAACGAATCATATGTTGAAGATTAAGAATACTCAacccggggacttccctggtggtgcaatggttaagaatccgcctgccaatgcaggggacactggtttgatccctggtcagggaactaagatcccgcatgccgcggggtaactaagcctgtgtaccacaactactgagattgCCCGCCTCAAGCAGAGCCCGTGTGCTGTAAAAACTACAGAGCGCACGCGCTCTGGaacccctgcaccacaactacagagcccacgcaacCTGGAgcttgctcgccacaactagagaagagaaaaaccgcacgccacaactagagagaagcccgcgagctgcaacgaaagatcccgcgtgtcGCAACtaagccccaacacagccaaaaataaaataaataacaaataactctttttaaaaaagaatactcaACCCTAGGGAAGTATTCAAATGTAACCTATGTTTACATAaagccatgttttaaaaaaatcactatatCCTTAAAAATGATTTTGTCAAGATATCTGTTTTGTAGGATTTCCCATTTCTCTGTTC from Lagenorhynchus albirostris chromosome X, mLagAlb1.1, whole genome shotgun sequence includes the following:
- the PIN4 gene encoding peptidyl-prolyl cis-trans isomerase NIMA-interacting 4 isoform X1; its protein translation is MPPKGKSVSGKRGKGKAASGSDSSDKKAQGPKGGGNAVKVRHILCEKHGKILEAMEKLKSGMKFNEVATQYSEDKARQGGDLGWMTRGSMVGPFQEAAFALPISVPDKPVFTDPPVKTKFGYHIIMIEGRK